In Fusarium oxysporum f. sp. lycopersici 4287 chromosome 4, whole genome shotgun sequence, a genomic segment contains:
- a CDS encoding ubiquitin-like 1-activating enzyme E1 B, protein MNATSADQAPAQTQNAAAAPAVAPASTQQPQIQTQVQRQQEQQQKKTAPSENASPKRTLAMTRDRHNQQSLGASLNTSVKQARVLMVGAGGIGCELLKNLVLTGFGEIHIVDLDTIDLSNLNRQFLFRHEHIKKSKALVAKEAAERFNPNVKIVAHHANIKDDEFTVTWFQQFRIAFNALDNLEARRHVNKMCLAADVPLIESGTTGFNGQVQVIKKGVTACYDCTPKEAPKSFPVCTIRSTPSQPIHCIVWGKSYLLNEIFGTSEDQAAFDHSTDADNAKEIEELKKESEALKMIRDATGTSKFPQMLFDKVFSADIERLRSVEGMWTSRRAPEPLQYQTILAQAGEAIANKYKILNDDQRVWSLEESLVVFNDSLDRLSKRILELKKNKKPEDPDPTITFDKDDIDTLDFVTASANIRSTIFGIDKKSRFDTKQMAGNIIPAIATTNAIVAGLCVLQSFKVLKGEYAQSKEVFLTPFAPARLLAPDRSREPNPECPVCSVYFTSIVADLSRATLKDLVDDIVMSKLGFEGKEFVVNNDIGTLVECFEDGDDENLPKKLTDLGKASLKGQMNCSWRTDKTTRYQEGLILDCHRPGRRRHARQCGYQCPRRVCPCLCCY, encoded by the exons ATGAATGCGACAAGCGCCGATCAGGCTCCGGCCCAGACACAGAATGCGGCTGCAGCTCCAGCTGTTGCTCCAGCTTCTACGCAGCAACCCCAAATACAAACACAAGTACAACGacagcaagagcagcagcaaaagaaaaCTGCTCCATCCGAGAACGCATCCCCAAAACGCACGCTGGCCATGACGCGCGACCGACATAACCAGCAGTCGCTAGGCGCATCACTCAATACCTCTGTCAAGCAG GCTCGTGTGCTCATGGTTGGTGCTGGCGGAATTGGATGCGAGTtgctcaagaacctcgtCCTCACAGGCTTTGGCGAAATACATATTGTAGACCTCGATACCATCGACCTTTCGAACCTGAACCGACAGTTTCTTTTCCGTCACGAACACATAAAAAAATCCAAGGCTCTA GTGGCTAAGGAGGCAGCAGAACGGTTTAATCCCAATGTCAAAATTGTCGCACACCATGCCAATATCAAGGATGACGAATTCACTGTGACCTGGTTCCAGCAATTCCGCATTGCTTTCAATGCTCTGGATAACCTCGAAGCGCGCAGGCACGTCAATAAGATGTGCCTGGCAGCTGATGTACCCCTGATCGAGAGTGGCACCACTGGATTCAATGGCCAGGTGCAGGTTATCAAAAAAGGCGTTACTGCATGCTACGACTGTACTCCCAAGGAAGCACCCAAGTCTTTCCCTGTGTGTACAATTCGAAGCACCCCCAGTCAACCCATCCACTGCATTGTCTGGGGTAAAAGCTATCTGCTTAA TGAGATATTTGGCACAAGTGAAGATCAGGCCGCATTTGACCACTCAACTGATGCCGACAACG CCAAAGAGATTGAAGAGTTGAAGAAAGAGTCTGAAGCTCTCAAGATGATTCGGGATGCTACTGGCACGTCTAAGTTCCCTCAGATGCTATTCGACAAGGTGTTCAGCGCCGACATTGAGCGACTACGCTCCGTGGAGGGCATGTGGACATCCCGGCGAGCTCCCGAGCCCCTTCAATATCAGACCATTCTCGCGCAGGCTGGCGAGGCTATCGCCAACAAGTACAAGATTCTGAATGACGATCAGCGGGTTTGGTCCCTGGAAGAGAGCCTAGTGGTCTTCAATGACAGTCTTGACCGACTAAGCAAGCGAAttcttgagctcaagaagaacaaaaaaCCTGAAGACCCCGACCCCACAATCACATTTGACAAGGATGATATTGATACCCTTGACTTTGTGACAGCAAGTGCCAACATTCGCTCAACAATTTTTGGAATTGACAAGAAGTCTCGGTTCGATACCAAACAGATGGCAGGTAACATTATTCCAGCTATTGCCACAACAAACGCAATCGTCGCTGGTCTCTGTGTTCTTCAGTCTTTCAAAGTTTTGAAGGGCGAGTATGCACAGTCCAAGGAGGTCTTCTTGACCCCCTTTGCCCCAGCTCGACTTCTGGCCCCTGATAGGTCCAGAGAGCCAAATCCCGAATGCCCCGTATGTAGTGTTTACTTTACAAGTATTGTTGCAGACCTGTCTCGGGCGACTCTCAAGGATCTCGTTGATGACATCGTCATGTCAAAACTGGGATTTGAAGGCAAGGAGTTTGTCGTGAACAATGACATAGGAACCTTGGTTGAATGTTTTGAAGACGGCGACGACGAGAATCTACCCAAAAAGCTGACTGATCTTGGTAAGGCCTCATTGAAAGGACAAATGAATTGCTCGTGGAGGACTGACAAAACTACTAGGTATCAAGAAGGACTCATTCTTGACTGTCATCGACCAGGACGACGAAGACACGCTCGTCAATGTGGTTATCAATGTCCAAGAAGGGTTTGTCCTTGTCTCTGTTGTTATTGA
- a CDS encoding ubiquitin-like 1-activating enzyme E1 B has protein sequence MNATSADQAPAQTQNAAAAPAVAPASTQQPQIQTQVQRQQEQQQKKTAPSENASPKRTLAMTRDRHNQQSLGASLNTSVKQARVLMVGAGGIGCELLKNLVLTGFGEIHIVDLDTIDLSNLNRQFLFRHEHIKKSKALVAKEAAERFNPNVKIVAHHANIKDDEFTVTWFQQFRIAFNALDNLEARRHVNKMCLAADVPLIESGTTGFNGQVQVIKKGVTACYDCTPKEAPKSFPVCTIRSTPSQPIHCIVWGKSYLLNEIFGTSEDQAAFDHSTDADNAKEIEELKKESEALKMIRDATGTSKFPQMLFDKVFSADIERLRSVEGMWTSRRAPEPLQYQTILAQAGEAIANKYKILNDDQRVWSLEESLVVFNDSLDRLSKRILELKKNKKPEDPDPTITFDKDDIDTLDFVTASANIRSTIFGIDKKSRFDTKQMAGNIIPAIATTNAIVAGLCVLQSFKVLKGEYAQSKEVFLTPFAPARLLAPDRSREPNPECPVCSVYFTSIVADLSRATLKDLVDDIVMSKLGFEGKEFVVNNDIGTLVECFEDGDDENLPKKLTDLGIKKDSFLTVIDQDDEDTLVNVVINVQEGFVLVSVVIELGLQFIVH, from the exons ATGAATGCGACAAGCGCCGATCAGGCTCCGGCCCAGACACAGAATGCGGCTGCAGCTCCAGCTGTTGCTCCAGCTTCTACGCAGCAACCCCAAATACAAACACAAGTACAACGacagcaagagcagcagcaaaagaaaaCTGCTCCATCCGAGAACGCATCCCCAAAACGCACGCTGGCCATGACGCGCGACCGACATAACCAGCAGTCGCTAGGCGCATCACTCAATACCTCTGTCAAGCAG GCTCGTGTGCTCATGGTTGGTGCTGGCGGAATTGGATGCGAGTtgctcaagaacctcgtCCTCACAGGCTTTGGCGAAATACATATTGTAGACCTCGATACCATCGACCTTTCGAACCTGAACCGACAGTTTCTTTTCCGTCACGAACACATAAAAAAATCCAAGGCTCTA GTGGCTAAGGAGGCAGCAGAACGGTTTAATCCCAATGTCAAAATTGTCGCACACCATGCCAATATCAAGGATGACGAATTCACTGTGACCTGGTTCCAGCAATTCCGCATTGCTTTCAATGCTCTGGATAACCTCGAAGCGCGCAGGCACGTCAATAAGATGTGCCTGGCAGCTGATGTACCCCTGATCGAGAGTGGCACCACTGGATTCAATGGCCAGGTGCAGGTTATCAAAAAAGGCGTTACTGCATGCTACGACTGTACTCCCAAGGAAGCACCCAAGTCTTTCCCTGTGTGTACAATTCGAAGCACCCCCAGTCAACCCATCCACTGCATTGTCTGGGGTAAAAGCTATCTGCTTAA TGAGATATTTGGCACAAGTGAAGATCAGGCCGCATTTGACCACTCAACTGATGCCGACAACG CCAAAGAGATTGAAGAGTTGAAGAAAGAGTCTGAAGCTCTCAAGATGATTCGGGATGCTACTGGCACGTCTAAGTTCCCTCAGATGCTATTCGACAAGGTGTTCAGCGCCGACATTGAGCGACTACGCTCCGTGGAGGGCATGTGGACATCCCGGCGAGCTCCCGAGCCCCTTCAATATCAGACCATTCTCGCGCAGGCTGGCGAGGCTATCGCCAACAAGTACAAGATTCTGAATGACGATCAGCGGGTTTGGTCCCTGGAAGAGAGCCTAGTGGTCTTCAATGACAGTCTTGACCGACTAAGCAAGCGAAttcttgagctcaagaagaacaaaaaaCCTGAAGACCCCGACCCCACAATCACATTTGACAAGGATGATATTGATACCCTTGACTTTGTGACAGCAAGTGCCAACATTCGCTCAACAATTTTTGGAATTGACAAGAAGTCTCGGTTCGATACCAAACAGATGGCAGGTAACATTATTCCAGCTATTGCCACAACAAACGCAATCGTCGCTGGTCTCTGTGTTCTTCAGTCTTTCAAAGTTTTGAAGGGCGAGTATGCACAGTCCAAGGAGGTCTTCTTGACCCCCTTTGCCCCAGCTCGACTTCTGGCCCCTGATAGGTCCAGAGAGCCAAATCCCGAATGCCCCGTATGTAGTGTTTACTTTACAAGTATTGTTGCAGACCTGTCTCGGGCGACTCTCAAGGATCTCGTTGATGACATCGTCATGTCAAAACTGGGATTTGAAGGCAAGGAGTTTGTCGTGAACAATGACATAGGAACCTTGGTTGAATGTTTTGAAGACGGCGACGACGAGAATCTACCCAAAAAGCTGACTGATCTTG GTATCAAGAAGGACTCATTCTTGACTGTCATCGACCAGGACGACGAAGACACGCTCGTCAATGTGGTTATCAATGTCCAAGAAGGGTTTGTCCTTGTCTCTGTTGTTATTGAACTAGGCTTACAATTTATAGTACATTGA
- a CDS encoding DNA polymerase delta subunit 4 — translation MPTTRRSAASTRSRGPPAKGQSTLSFSNKVTKPVPKSAKKSAISASITKLDPSQHATQREVEDIVVNDHESIEVDKEEEVEAATETEVVPEPAKSELELQAEKVTDAQIKKYWKSIEDQWTTPRLHQQGVSLSEKVLRYFDVSSQYGPCIGMPRIKRWKRAERLGLNPPVEVLAVLLKEERKGNDKVETAHMDEILNSTAVGA, via the exons ATGCCCACAACTCGACGATCCGCTGCCAGCACTCGCAGCAGGGGCCCGCCAGCCAAGGGACAGTCTACTCTGAGTTTCTCAAACAAAGTCACCAAACCAGTACCCAAAAGCGCCAAGAAGTCTGCCATCTCTGCTTCGATCACAAAGCTCGACCCCAGCCAGCATGCTACACAGcgtgaagttgaagatattgtTGTCAACGACCATGAGTCCATAGAAGTTgataaggaagaagaagttgaggcaGCGACAGAGACTGAGGTAGTCCCAGAACCTGCGAAGTCTGAATTGGAGCTGCAAGCAGAGAAAGTCACAGACGCACAGATCAAGAAGTACTGGAAGTCCATTGAAGACCAATGGACTACGCCGCGATTGCACCAGCAAGGTGTATCTTTGAGTGAGAAGGTTCTTCGATATTTCGATGTCAGCTCACAATATGGT CCCTGTATAGGCATGCCTCGCATTAAGCGCTGGAAACGAGCTGAACGTCTGGGTCTCAACCCTCCGGTTGAAGTCCTCGCTGTTCTTCtcaaggaagaaagaaagggtAACGATAAAGTCGAAACGGCTCACATGGATGAGATCCTCAATTCGACTGCTGTAGGGGCCTGA